The genomic region GAAAAAAGGGGATTTTATTGGTATTGTCGAAATATAGAAAATAAGAAAAACCGCCCTGTCTTTGGTCGGATAGGCGGTTTCTCGAATCGAGCAAGGGGTTAATCCCTTAATTAATGTATTGGTTATTTATATTCTACCATATTGGGATTAATTCCTGCTACAAAAGGGAGAGAAAAATGTAGTGGGAAAAAATGTTATAGACTTTGAAGAAGCAGAAAGAAATGCTAGAAAACGAGATTTTGAAAAAGATATAGAAGCTAGATCAAGAGCAGAACAACTAAAAAAATCGTTACTAGACCAATTAAAAGAACTTACTGGTGATGAGCATTTTATCGGAACCAGTAAAGACCCATTTGCAGGGGAGCCATTTAATCAGACAATGCATAGGAACTTAGATTTGTTAAATCAAATTGGCTATTTAAATCAAGCAGAAGAAAGTTTTTTATTTAGGATTCAAGCTTATTTAGAATTTAAAAGTAATGTAATTATTTGCAGGCAAGATAAATTTAAAAAGAAGAAAAAGAACTTTGAAGATGATTTTGTTCTTCCTAAATCGGCAACTGTTTCTGATATTGCTGAAATGATAGGGAAATCAAGACAACAAACCTCTTTAATTATGAATAGCTTGAAGAAAAAAGAGATTCTTTTAAATCCTGAAGGGGCAGGGCATATTATTGAAAATGGACGAACTGTAAGCCCTAGAACGTGGATTGTAAATCCTTACATTATGATTTGTGCACCTAGAAAAAATAATGTTCAGTTGGACAAGCTTACTTTGAGATTATTCCAACACTCTTTAAAAAATCTTAAAGATCAGAATGGCAAAAA from Sutcliffiella horikoshii harbors:
- a CDS encoding Rep protein gives rise to the protein MGKNVIDFEEAERNARKRDFEKDIEARSRAEQLKKSLLDQLKELTGDEHFIGTSKDPFAGEPFNQTMHRNLDLLNQIGYLNQAEESFLFRIQAYLEFKSNVIICRQDKFKKKKKNFEDDFVLPKSATVSDIAEMIGKSRQQTSLIMNSLKKKEILLNPEGAGHIIENGRTVSPRTWIVNPYIMICAPRKNNVQLDKLTLRLFQHSLKNLKDQNGKKVTLPARFF